TGGCATTGGGTGTGGCGTTCCTGCTTTTGAGCGTGTTGTCCGCCATGTTCGCAATGACCTCGAGTATCGCCCGCTGATGAAACCGGCATATCCCAGGAACAGAGCTTTTACGCTGATTGAGATCATGTTGGTGGTCGCAATCATCGGCATTGCGCTCGCCATGGGAATGCCAGCGATTTACCGGAAGGCAAATCCTGAGCCGATGACGCAGGCAGTTCAAGATGTGCTCGAAGTTTGTACTCAGGCACGTGCCCGAGCCATTCTGAATGGGGTGGCGATGGAACTTCGTATTTATCCGCACACCGGGCGTTTTGAAGTTGTCCAAGCACCTGAAGATGCAGACCTGCTGAATGCGAACGGGACAAATGCTCCTGCAGTCGGGCAATCCGTTCGTGCTGAAAGCAACAGCAGCGTTGCGGGATCGCCCGCCTCGCCAAATCACAGTCCGCTTACGGCACAACTTTCAGAACGGGTGGTCATCGAAATGTGTGACATTAATTTTGGGGAATACAAGGATGAAGAAATGGCGAGGGTTCGTTTTCATCCAAATGGAATCTGTGATCAGTTAACGCTGGTATTGCGTTCCGATAATAATGAATTCAAAAAGATAGCGCTTGAGGAAGTCACTGGGTTGGCTGAAGTAAGTAACTTTAAATGAGAATCAGCACAAATTTAAAGGAGTTGAGTAGCAGAGCAGTTTCTCCAGGCACTGTAAGCCCGGGGGCAGCTCCGTGTTCGCATTCGCCACGCGGATCCACGGCGTTCACGATCATCGAAGTAATGATCGCAATGGGAATTTTTTTCATGGCTATTTTTGCGATTTTGTCTCTTGTTTCAAGCAATTTGCGCATTGCGCGACGACTGCAGGAGCCGCAGGTGGATGCTGGCATGCTGGTGTCTCAACTTTCCTTGACTAATCAACTGCAGGAAGGGGGAGATTCAGGAAATTTCGGTGATGTTTACCCGGGATACAAATGGGAATCAACCATCACCCAGGTTGCCACGAATGGATTGTTTCAGGTGGAATACTTGGTGACCGGACCATCCATGAGAGGGCAAGACCCGGTGCAGTCACATTTGAGTGTGTTATTGTGGAGGCCAAATTCGGTTGCCGGATTGTCCTCTTCGTTTGGTGGAGGCGTGCATTGAAATTTCAGGCTGCAAACAAAGGGGTGCGTGGGGCTTTCACGTTGATGGAGGTAATGATCGCCCTGGCCATTTTGGCAGTGATTGTGAGCGCAATTTATAGCACGTGGAGATCGATCTTGAAGGGCAAGGAAGTGGCTGAGCGCGCTGCTGCAGAAGCGCAAAGAACCCGCGTAGCTGTGCATACCCTGCACGATTCGCTGCTCTGTGCCTGCATGTTTAGTGAGAATGCGAAATATTATGCATTCATGGCTGATACAGAAGGGGATTTCGCGACCTTAAGCTTTTCAGCACGATTGCCTAAATCATTTCCCCGCAGCGGAGAATTCGGAGATCTGGATGTCCGGCGCTTAACATTTTCCGTGGAGCCTGGGTCAACGCCGGACAATAAGAATCAATTGGTGCTGAGGCAAAGTCCTATTTTAACCGAACCGAGCCAGGACGAGGTGGACCATCCATTGGTGCTCGCGAAGAATGTGGACAAATTTTTGGTCGAATTCTGGGATCCACAACAGGCTGATTATGTAAGCACGTGGACGCAGACCAACACCCTTCCGCCAATGGTTCGTTTTACAGTTGCCTTGGGCAAGGTGGATCAGTTTTCAAGCAAGCCACAGGACCCAATGATGGATGTAGTGGCTCTTCCTGCGCAGGCAGTGCGGGTGGATTGGCAAATGCCGGTGCTGCCTCGTCAATCAAGTACTACGAACTAATGAAGCTCCGA
This window of the Pedosphaera parvula Ellin514 genome carries:
- a CDS encoding pilus assembly FimT family protein, with product MKPAYPRNRAFTLIEIMLVVAIIGIALAMGMPAIYRKANPEPMTQAVQDVLEVCTQARARAILNGVAMELRIYPHTGRFEVVQAPEDADLLNANGTNAPAVGQSVRAESNSSVAGSPASPNHSPLTAQLSERVVIEMCDINFGEYKDEEMARVRFHPNGICDQLTLVLRSDNNEFKKIALEEVTGLAEVSNFK
- a CDS encoding prepilin-type N-terminal cleavage/methylation domain-containing protein codes for the protein MKFQAANKGVRGAFTLMEVMIALAILAVIVSAIYSTWRSILKGKEVAERAAAEAQRTRVAVHTLHDSLLCACMFSENAKYYAFMADTEGDFATLSFSARLPKSFPRSGEFGDLDVRRLTFSVEPGSTPDNKNQLVLRQSPILTEPSQDEVDHPLVLAKNVDKFLVEFWDPQQADYVSTWTQTNTLPPMVRFTVALGKVDQFSSKPQDPMMDVVALPAQAVRVDWQMPVLPRQSSTTN